One Helicobacter pylori genomic window, ATGCTGATACTAACATGTGATATAACACAAACCAACGATTTGTTTATTTAATGTCAAACAAAGAATAGAAAAAACCTATCAAGGAATAAAGGAGTTTCTATCCAAAAAACACCAATCCATTGTATAAAAATAACCTTAAGAGAAACTTAAAAAATACCAACAAGCCACATACAAGTAAGAAAAACATAGCACTATAAGACCTAGATTTTACTTTCCTTTTGGATATGGAAAAATTTTGATTCATAGTTTTGTAAAAATTGTGGTAAAATGTGTTGGTATTTTTTGAAAATTTAAGGTTACAAAAACTATAAGATGCTTGCAAAAATCGTTTTTAGCTCATTGGTTGCGTTTGGAGTTTTGTCGGCTAATGTGGAGCAGTTTGGTTCATTTTTCAACGAGATAAAAAAAGAACAAGAAGAAGTGGCCGCAAAAGAAGACGCTCTTAAAGCTCGCAAGAAGCTCTTAAACAATACGCATGATTTCTTAGAAGACTTGGTTTTTAGAAAACAAAAAATCAAAGAGCTTGTGGATTACAGAGCTAAAGTTCTTTTAGATTTAGAAAACAAATACAAAAAAGAAAAAGAGGCTCTAGAGAAAGAGACAAGAGGTAAAATCCTTACTGCTAAGTCAAAGGCTTATGGTGATCTAGAGCAAGCCTTAAAAGATAACCCTCTCTATAAGAAACTTCTCCCTAACCCTTATGCCTATGTTTTAAACCAAGAAACATTCACCAAAGAAGATAAGGAGCGTTTGAGTTATTACTACCCCCAAGTGAAAACGAGCAGTATTTTTAAAAAAACTACCGCTACCACTAAAGATAAGGCTCAGGCTTTGCTTCAAATGGGTGTGTTTTCTTTAGATGAAGAGCAAAACAAAAAAGCGAGCCGATTAGCTTTATCTTACAAGCAAGCGATTGAAGAATATTCCAATAACATTTCTAATCTATTGAGCAGAAAAGAATTGGATAATATAGATTATTACTTGCAGCTTGAAAGAAACAAGTTTGACTCCAAAGCAAAAGATATTGCTCAAAAGGCTACTAACACGCTTATTTTTAACTCGGAACGCTTGGCGTTTAGCATGGCGATTGATAAGATCAATGAGAAATACTTAAGGGGCTATGAGGCTTTTTCTAACTTGTTGAAAAATGTCAAAGATGATGTGGAATTGAATACTCTGACTAAAAACTTTACCAACCAAAAATTGAGTTTCGCACAAAAACAAAAATTGTGTTTGTTGGTTTTAGACAGCTTTAATTTTGATACCCAATCCAAAAAATCTATATTAAAAAAGACTAATGAATACAATATCTTCGTAGATAGCGATCCTATGATGAGCGACAAAACAACTATGCAAAAAGAACACTACAAGATATTTAATTTCTTCAAAACAGTGGTTTCTGCATACCGAAACAATGTTGCCAAGAATAATCCCTTTGAATAGGAAAGGAGACACTCTTGAAAAGCATCTTCAAAAAATTAGGTTCTGTCGCTCTTTATTCTTTAGTTGTTTATGGGGGCTTAAACGCTATCAATACAGCATTGTTACCGAGTGAATACAAAAAATTGGTGGCTTTGGGCTTTAAAAAAATCAAAACACTCTATCAAAGACATGACGACAAAGAAATTACAAAAGAGGAAAAAGAATTCGCCACTAACGCTTTGAGAGAAAAATTACGGAATGATAGGGCGAGAGCAGAGCAAATTCAAAAGAATATTGAAGCGTTTGAAAAAAAGAACAACTCTTCTGTTCAAAAAAAAGCGGCTAAGCACAGAGGATTGCAAGAATTAAACGAAATTAACGCTAACCCTTTGAATGACAACCCTAATGGCAATTCTTCCACTGAAACCAAATCTAATAAAGATGATAACTTTGATGAGATGATCAATAAGGTGAATGAAGCTTTTGTGAAACCTGCTGCTCCGCTTGTGCCTGATGAGTGGAGAACGCCTGAAATTGAAATCGTTATCAATAAGTGTATTATTTCAAGCAACGATTATGATGGGTTAAGAAAGTGTTTGATCAAAGACATCAAGGATCAAAAAATTCTTGCCCCCTTATTAGAAAAAATTCAAGAAATAGAGACAGAAAATAACAAGTTTTCTAGACAACACCTGAATGGTTTAAAACTCGCTCTCAATAACAGCAACAATAGAACCTTTCTTATAGCTTCGTGCGCTATTTGTGAGAAGAGAAAGAAAGAAATGGAGCAAGAAAATAACTACCAAGATACTACAAATGCAAGCGAGTTTGGCACTACTGATACAAAAGAAAATGAAGCAAAAGATGCAACATTCTCAAACAATCGCTCTAAATCCGAACTGCCCAATAGCGTCATTAATCAAATAGAACAAAGCATCGCTCATGGAAAAAAATAGCGATCCAAATTATTAGTGCAAAAAACAACTAGAGAAACAAATCCCAAAGGTTAGAAATCATAGTCTGTCGTCTCAGAAAAATCATTTAACAATGATCTTACTTGATTGCCTTTCTTGTAGGTATTGTCGCTTACTTTGTTCTAGGGATCTTTCTAATGCGTCCAATTCCTCTAAATAATTTAAAAAGACCTTGTTGTGAGCTAACATAAGCTTTCTGATTCCTTTGATGAAATTTTTATTCTTTAGACTTTCTACAAGCGTCTGTGAAGCAGTGATTAAGGAAGCTGTACCTCCAATGTTGCTCTGATACGCCTTTAGAGAAGTTTCTAAACGCTCTCTTATATTTTGTTTTTCTTGCTCGATTTTCAGCTTCCCTTCACAATAAAGAACTAAAATCTTATCGGATATTCCGCATTGCTGCTCAGCAGTCTTTTGGTCTAAGGGATTGATTTTCATATAGGTCAATAAAAGTTCAGGGCTAGACATATAAGTCTTAAAAATCACATCTTCTGAGATGAAAAATAACTCATTCGCTTCAAAATTGGCTTTCAATAACGCTAAATCTCCTCTCAAAGCCATGGCCGCTTTTTTGATGTTTAAAGCATCTTCTTCACCCATTTTATCATTAGCGCTAGGGCTAGTGGTTGAAAAAATCTCATCTAAGTTTTTGAGCGCTTGTTGGTTGGTCTCTTGGTAGGTGCTATCCAGTTGCTTTAAACCGCTTGTTATATCTTCTGCCATCAAAACAGACAATAGCAAAAAAGAAAATAGGGTATTTTTCACGAGTGTTTTCATTTGACAATAACTTTAGAGTTAGCAATGTTTCTTGCTGTCGTTTCTCTCTCTAATTTCAGTTGTTCTTCCCAAAGATCGGCTTTTTTTTCAAGATTTTCTATATAGTTTAAATGATTTTCTGCGTTTAAGATAGCAGCTTCTATGAGCGCGTTCAAATCTACTGATCCTTTTAAGGTTTTGATTTCTCCATTGATCCCATTCAAATAAGCGATATTTTGAAAATCTGCATCACTCAGTTTATTTTGAATAAGGGCTACAATCATTCTGTAATTCTGAATAACCTGTTCCATAAGGCATGCTGAAATTTTTAGCCCATCAAGATAGGGGCATTTTGTGGGTGCTAGAGTGAATGTTTCAATGATTCCAAATGGTGCGCCCATGCTTGAAAAAAAACTAAGAGCAGGCGCATAGATGGCGCTTTGAAACAAAGCCTGACCTGTTAAGGAATTATAGTCAATAAGGGTCGCTTTTTTCATAGCCTCTTTCAACCATGTTTCAAAACCTTCTAAGGTTTCTTCAAACGCCTTGATGCCGATCGTATTGTAAGCGATATATTGAGCGTTGTCAGAAGAACTTCCTAGAGCTTGAGAAAGCATTTCCATTTGTGTTTTTAGGGTAACGCTCGGTTCAAAGCTGTTTTTTAACGCTTCTAAGAGAGCGTTTTGCTGGTTCATTTTGAGCTTGATTATTTCGTTATTTTTTTGGAGCGCGATTTGCATGTTTTGGATTTCTGTTTGGGTGTTAATTTTTTGTTTTTCCACGATTATTTTGACATTCCCCCCCAATGCGCTAAGCGCGCTTGAATACCCTTCCATGACGCCAAGCAAGATATCTGAACCTGCAAAAAACCCCCCTGTCATGCCATTGACACCATTAATAACGCCATTAGCCCCTTTTAACATAGTGCTCATGGTTGCAAGCTGGGTTCTCAATTCTCCCTCTATTTGCGCTTGAATGGCTTTTTCTTTGGCACTAGATTGAGCCTCTATGGCTTTCAATTCGGCTTGAGCGGTTTTTTGTTTGGCTTGTGCGTCCGCCTGAATGGCTTTTAAGGCAGGTTCAAGCGTTATCACTACCTCTGCACCATTCAAGGACAAGCCACAAAAAGTCAAGAAAGAAAATATGCTTAAAAAACATTTCACATCTCTTTCCTCACTTCACGATTATTTTAGTTTGCACCCTTTCTGTTAAGTAGCTATCTTTTTGCCCCTTAAGCTTGTCTTTGATGTAATCAAGGTAAGTCAAATGCGATTTCAAAAAAGATTTATTCACTACTATATTGTAATTGTATAGCGAGCTTATGTTAGAAATCGCTTGAGTGTCATAGGTGCTAGTAGCTAATCCTGATTGACCGAGTATCATTTGAGAAGCGTTCTGCAACAAATTGGTATTGTTTTTCACAAATTCTATATAGTATTCTCTCAAAATTTCTGCTACTTTTTCAGCATAGCAATAAACGGCAAGAACCTTGTCCCCAATAGGGCATGCAGGAGTGGTCATAGGATTAACGCCTGAAGTTAGGGCATTAGTGGCTAACGCTTGGTATTTGGCATAAACAGTGGGCATAGAAACACTCATAGGAGTCATAGAAATTTGCATGCAACTGAAAAACACTTTTGATGAGCCAACAAGCGCGCCTAAAGCGGTACAGCTATCAAGGGAATCGGCTGTATCATTCATTGAGCTGTTGCTTGCTTGAGAACGCAGTTGCTCTTGTAGAGCTAGGGCGTATTTTGGTGCTGCACTTGTAATATTGCCTAAGATACCGCTCATCATTTCAACCGTTGTTGGCACGCTAGGAACAGCGATTTGATTCGTCGCATAAGCTTCAATAGCGCTAGGATTTTTAGGGGTAGTGTTACTCGCTAAAATGCTTGCAATCTGACTATTGACAGCACTAATTTGCGCGCCTTGCGTGTTGCCTTGCGCGTTAAATTCCCCTGTTAATTTGCTGATATTTAAGATATTGTTCCCCACAGCCATGCTTTGATCGTTAAAACCTTGATACAATTGGTTGTATTGTTGGTTAGCGGCTTTCATAGGCACGCTTACAGCTTCAGCGATGCTTTGATTGTATTGGGTCATGATAGCGGTCATTTGCGGATTAGTAAATCCCACAACAATAGGAATAATCGCTGCTGTCATAGCACCCGCTACTATTCCTGCAAATGGCCCTGCAACACCACTTGTGCTTGAGATGATTGAGGAAATTTCCGATAAGAAGCCTGCAGAAGATGATTCATATATAGCTTGTGTACCTGCCATGTTAATACCCCCTAGTTAATACCCTAAGATCGGTGGTAAAAACGATGAATCTGAGTATGTTGGCGCATAGCCATACATGAAAGGATTGTTTGGACCGTAATCGCCCATCATTTGGCTCATGAGAAGATTTTGAATGCCCCACATCGCATTGATACCTAGATTATCATTAGGTTGAAAACTCCCTAAACTTATGTCGTCAAACTTGATATTAACATTCTTATCATTATAGTCATTGAGTATGGCCACTTTTTGCTCTAGGGTTTCTTTAGGGATCTCTATTTTTAGCTGATCTCTAGAAACAAGCCCTACGCTATTTAGCACCATATCTTCAGGACTAATATCTTTTATATCAGTGTTTTGATCAGCGTTAAGCGGAGTGTTAAACATGCCAATGATAAGACACCAAGCAAATAGTAATTTAATTTTATAAAAATTCGTTTTCATACTTTTAACTCCTTTATTCTTATTTTTAGCATTATTCTAGCGCATTAACACCACTCAATCGCTATTTTTGTTTTGATTTTCTTGATCGAGCATTTTGTTTGTTACTTCATCAATGTTTTGAAAATATTTTTCAAAAAGCTCTTTCTTTTTAGCTTCAACGCTCATATCAATCTGAATCCAATTAGGAATAATGGAGTCCATGATCAAATGCGTGAAGTCATAGGCATGATTGGTTGGGTATATTTTGTTCTGAACATAGTATTCTAAAAAATTCGCTTGAACAAAAAAATTCTCTATATCGCTCTGCATATCCTCGCTTATGTTGTTATTGATAGGTTTTTCTAGTAATCTGAGAATCCTATACGACTGCCTGATAGTTTCTAGCATGAAGTAAGCATAAACATAAACTAATGAGACAAAAGAATTATTGGCTTTAAACGAGCTTGCATCATTTTTCCCACTTTGAAGAGGAATTAATCTTGATAATGTTTTTTGGGGATCTTGCCCATCGTTTATTTCTTTAAAAAAGCGGAAGTCTAAATCCTGATTACTGAGAAATGACTTGACAAAGTGAAGATTAGCGTTAAGACTATCTATGAGACCTGAATAAAGGTGTTCTGTTTTGACATCATCTATATTCAAAACATTCTCATAAAATACATTGACATGGTCTTCTAAGAAATTAGAAAAATCATAAAGAGCGGTAAGGTTTTGTTCAGTGATTTCACCTTCCATTTCTTCTTCTATGAAGTCCAATTCTTCTCTCAGTTCAAAAAGGTAATTAGAAAAACTATCCAAAATCGTCAAGACATCATTTTCCAAAATTTTCAATAACTTTTGTTCGCGCAAACTTTGTTTCATTATTAATACTCCTTTATTTGTTGATACATTTGCCTCAAGGCCTGATATTTATCTATGATACTATGGTTTTGGATAATCTTGTCAATTTCTTTGACAAATACAGTATCTGTGGATAAAATTTTCAAATATTCTTTAGGAATACCTCTCAAATTAAAACTAGCGATAACGCTAGGGCTTCCATCCTGTTTGTAGAGGATTTTCCTGTCCAGCCCCTTAGTGATGATTTCAAATTCTTTTTCTGTAACATTAGCTAATCTTTGGTAATCAGAAAGATTACCCCCATCGTTTCTCAAAAAAATCTTTGTAGGGCATTGTTCTCTAATCGTATCAGCAATAGGGCAAGCTAAAAGATCAGTGATGCTTTGAGTCGCAAGTCTAACAATAGCGTTTCTTTTCCTTGCAGTTTTTAGCATGTCTCTCACAAAATAAGCGACCTTTGGATCGCCTAAATATTTCCACGCTTCATCAATATCTAAGACAAATCTACGCCCATCCATTGCTTCTTGGATACGAGCGAAAAGGTAAAAACAAATAAAGGGTGAAACATCATTATTGTCTAAGAAACTTGACCCATCAACGCCAATAATCGTTTTTGAAAAATCTAAGCGATCTGTTGCTTTATTGTCAAAAAGCCATTGAAATTCACCATTGGTTGATTTGCAAAAAGGCGCTAATCGCGCGACAAGCCCATTAGGATCATTGTGGTCTTTCCCAAAAGCATTAATAAGTTGAGTGATGGGATAATCTAGGTTCATATCTCCTGTGATAAGGTTGGTTACTGCCGCTGCAAGCGTATTAGAATCTGCTAGGCTAAAAGAGACGCTGTTGCCATTTTCATCTTTTTCATCGCTTTTGGTCGCTAGGTTTTTCACAAGCTCTTTGACAACAGAAATAGCTGTTTGTTTTTGTTCCATTGTTGCATCTGTTTTTTGCACACAAGCCGCCCAAGCAAAAGGATTTAATCCTGTATCTGTCCCTAGTTCAATCTTGACATACTCCCCACCCATTGCGACAATATTCCCATAAGCGCCATAATCTTTATCCATATAGACCATAGTGAGCTTTTGCTTGTCTTTGCTGACATTAGCAGGAAAATTGTGAACAAATTGTCCCATAGCGTTCAAGGTCATTGACATAAACACTGTCTTACCTGAACCGGTTGAGCCAAGTATCAAAGTGTGTCCTGCTGAAGCTGAACCAAAATCAGTGGGCATGTGGAAGTTCAAATAAAAAGGCGAATTGATCTCGCTTTTTAGCGTCATCACACTATTGCCCCAAGCGTTATTGTCTTCACTGCCATCAAAACTCATCGCTCTCATAGCGATGAAATCAGCAAAATTATTAGAAGTTACATCAAAAATAAAAGGAAGCGTGATAAAAGAGCAATGTTTGGCAAAAAAGTAATTTTCCATAGAGAAAGTCGCTGCGTTGGCTAAAAAACCTTTAGCGTTAAGACTAGAGACGCATTCCTTAACGCTTTGTTTCATTTTTTCAAAGCTATCAGCAAACAGCACTAAAGAATTACCATAACTGCCTAGCGTAATATCACCATTACCCACTAATTCGCTCAAACAACCCAAAGTCATGCCTTGCTCTTTGGAGCCTCCACTAATAATAATTCTTCTAGAGGTGAAAGCTAGTTTGTCCTTTAAAACCTGTGAGTTTTTAGGCGAATAAGCATGCATAAAGATAAATTCGCTGTCTAGAGCGTTGATTTTATCAAACAAGTCGCTCTGTGATTTAGGGGCGTATTCACTGATCTCAATAGCGCTAAAATATTTTTCACTCAAGTCATCATTCAAGATTTTTCCATGCTTATTAGCAAAATAAACTTCTTTCACCCCTCCATGCATTTTTTCTTTCAGATACAAGTCTTTTCGGTTGCAAATAAAAGGGGCTTCATTCATTCCCACAAGAAAATTATAAAACTCGCATTGTTTGGAATAAATAACGCCATCTTTAGTGTATTCTTTCAATCTAGTGGGGTGGTATTTACTCAATAGCTCTTCTATAAGCTCTATCCTATCCTTGAAGTTTTCAAGCTTGGCTCTAATAATCCTTTGAAACTCTTCAAAATTATTGTCTGCAAAATGCTTTTTATTCATCACGGGTTCATTGAGAGTGTCTAATAAATCTTGCTCTATGGTCAGAAAAAAACTAATATCATAAAAACTTTCTCTCTTTTGCTTCTCATTATAGGCTCGCATGAAATCATTAGAAAAAGCAAGACTATAGTCCCTATTGGTTTCATCAATAACGATTTTCTTTTTAATAGTGTGAAAATAAAATTTGAATTCAGGGGTAACAAAATTCCTAAAAACGCTATAAATAGAAGCGTGTAACTCTATGAGATCTTTTTTGGAAGTGGTTAAAAAATCAATGCCCCCCAATTTGATTGTGCCTAAAAGAGAATAGTTGTTAGTAAGGATCACCCCATCATCTAAAAAACATTCATAGTTATTCGCTAGATAGGAGTTTGCAGCACTCACAAGTCTGTCTTCTCTGTTTGGATTTAAGTGGATGTCATTAGACATTTCTTTGCTAGGCTTCATGGAAAAAATGCTCATGAACGCTTTGTTTTTTACGCCCTTAAACAAAAAAGGTTTTTTAAATTTCATCGCTCGCTCCATTCTTTGATAAAGCCTATAATCTTTCTTGAATCCAAGAGCTACAAGCACAATAACAATCGCTACAATCAAAACAGGTTCATAGGCTTGAAAAAGAATAACAGATAATACAATTGTTACAAACAATATAAATATAGAGGAATAAATAAAAGTTTCAGGGAAACCAAACAACCTATTCCCCCCATCAAACAAGACTTTAAAAAAGGGATTGACACCCTTTTGCATGTCTGCTTTAAGCTCTTCTATTTTTTGAAACTGCCGCTTTTGAACCTCTTGCTCTATAACTAGCTTTTTTTGTTCATCAGCCTGCTTGCTTGCCACAAACACCCCTCTCTTTATAGATACACCGCTTCACATGTAATCGTATAAAAGATTTTTTTGAGAGACTCTATGGTGCTAATATGTTTCAAAAGATCATTAGGGTCATAAGAATTGAACACGGCCAATAAAACATTGTATAGCTTATCATCGCATAAAATTTCTCTTGTTTCCCCGCGCAATGATAGAAAGCAGCGTTGTTTGTTGGTCGTGCTGATGCTTTTGAAAGTAAAAAAGTCTTTCACTTCAGGATTGATCTGTAATTCCACATTCAGTCCCATTTCTTTACCCTTTTCATCAAAGATTTTTTCAATAACTGGATCGTAATGCTTCAAATCCTTTATTTTTTTAAGGACTCTATTGACAATCACGAAGTCAAAAACTTCATCTTTGATAATATCGGGATTGACTTCTTTGAAAGTTACTTTCTTGTCTTTCAAATTTTTGATAGTCGCCTTGAAACTA contains:
- the cagG gene encoding cag pathogenicity island type IV secretion system translocation protein CagG is translated as MKTNFYKIKLLFAWCLIIGMFNTPLNADQNTDIKDISPEDMVLNSVGLVSRDQLKIEIPKETLEQKVAILNDYNDKNVNIKFDDISLGSFQPNDNLGINAMWGIQNLLMSQMMGDYGPNNPFMYGYAPTYSDSSFLPPILGY
- the cagD gene encoding cag pathogenicity island type IV secretion system protein CagD; the encoded protein is MINNNSNKKLRGFFLKVLLSLVVFSSYGSANDDNQAKKEAPEKEKNTPNGLVYTNLDFDSFKATIKNLKDKKVTFKEVNPDIIKDEVFDFVIVNRVLKKIKDLKHYDPVIEKIFDEKGKEMGLNVELQINPEVKDFFTFKSISTTNKQRCFLSLRGETREILCDDKLYNVLLAVFNSYDPNDLLKHISTIESLKKIFYTITCEAVYL
- the cagL gene encoding cag pathogenicity island VirB5 family T4SS-associated adhesin CagL, with protein sequence MKTLVKNTLFSFLLLSVLMAEDITSGLKQLDSTYQETNQQALKNLDEIFSTTSPSANDKMGEEDALNIKKAAMALRGDLALLKANFEANELFFISEDVIFKTYMSSPELLLTYMKINPLDQKTAEQQCGISDKILVLYCEGKLKIEQEKQNIRERLETSLKAYQSNIGGTASLITASQTLVESLKNKNFIKGIRKLMLAHNKVFLNYLEELDALERSLEQSKRQYLQERQSSKIIVK
- the cagI gene encoding cag pathogenicity island type IV secretion system translocation protein CagI, with amino-acid sequence MKCFLSIFSFLTFCGLSLNGAEVVITLEPALKAIQADAQAKQKTAQAELKAIEAQSSAKEKAIQAQIEGELRTQLATMSTMLKGANGVINGVNGMTGGFFAGSDILLGVMEGYSSALSALGGNVKIIVEKQKINTQTEIQNMQIALQKNNEIIKLKMNQQNALLEALKNSFEPSVTLKTQMEMLSQALGSSSDNAQYIAYNTIGIKAFEETLEGFETWLKEAMKKATLIDYNSLTGQALFQSAIYAPALSFFSSMGAPFGIIETFTLAPTKCPYLDGLKISACLMEQVIQNYRMIVALIQNKLSDADFQNIAYLNGINGEIKTLKGSVDLNALIEAAILNAENHLNYIENLEKKADLWEEQLKLERETTARNIANSKVIVK
- a CDS encoding sodium:calcium antiporter, whose product is MTAIMTQYNQSIAEAVSVPMKAANQQYNQLYQGFNDQSMAVGNNILNISKLTGEFNAQGNTQGAQISAVNSQIASILASNTTPKNPSAIEAYATNQIAVPSVPTTVEMMSGILGNITSAAPKYALALQEQLRSQASNSSMNDTADSLDSCTALGALVGSSKVFFSCMQISMTPMSVSMPTVYAKYQALATNALTSGVNPMTTPACPIGDKVLAVYCYAEKVAEILREYYIEFVKNNTNLLQNASQMILGQSGLATSTYDTQAISNISSLYNYNIVVNKSFLKSHLTYLDYIKDKLKGQKDSYLTERVQTKIIVK
- the cagN gene encoding cag pathogenicity island type IV secretion system protein CagN, giving the protein MKSIFKKLGSVALYSLVVYGGLNAINTALLPSEYKKLVALGFKKIKTLYQRHDDKEITKEEKEFATNALREKLRNDRARAEQIQKNIEAFEKKNNSSVQKKAAKHRGLQELNEINANPLNDNPNGNSSTETKSNKDDNFDEMINKVNEAFVKPAAPLVPDEWRTPEIEIVINKCIISSNDYDGLRKCLIKDIKDQKILAPLLEKIQEIETENNKFSRQHLNGLKLALNNSNNRTFLIASCAICEKRKKEMEQENNYQDTTNASEFGTTDTKENEAKDATFSNNRSKSELPNSVINQIEQSIAHGKK
- the cagM gene encoding type IV secretion system apparatus protein CagM, with protein sequence MLAKIVFSSLVAFGVLSANVEQFGSFFNEIKKEQEEVAAKEDALKARKKLLNNTHDFLEDLVFRKQKIKELVDYRAKVLLDLENKYKKEKEALEKETRGKILTAKSKAYGDLEQALKDNPLYKKLLPNPYAYVLNQETFTKEDKERLSYYYPQVKTSSIFKKTTATTKDKAQALLQMGVFSLDEEQNKKASRLALSYKQAIEEYSNNISNLLSRKELDNIDYYLQLERNKFDSKAKDIAQKATNTLIFNSERLAFSMAIDKINEKYLRGYEAFSNLLKNVKDDVELNTLTKNFTNQKLSFAQKQKLCLLVLDSFNFDTQSKKSILKKTNEYNIFVDSDPMMSDKTTMQKEHYKIFNFFKTVVSAYRNNVAKNNPFE
- the cagE gene encoding cag pathogenicity island type IV secretion system ATPase CagE; the protein is MFVASKQADEQKKLVIEQEVQKRQFQKIEELKADMQKGVNPFFKVLFDGGNRLFGFPETFIYSSIFILFVTIVLSVILFQAYEPVLIVAIVIVLVALGFKKDYRLYQRMERAMKFKKPFLFKGVKNKAFMSIFSMKPSKEMSNDIHLNPNREDRLVSAANSYLANNYECFLDDGVILTNNYSLLGTIKLGGIDFLTTSKKDLIELHASIYSVFRNFVTPEFKFYFHTIKKKIVIDETNRDYSLAFSNDFMRAYNEKQKRESFYDISFFLTIEQDLLDTLNEPVMNKKHFADNNFEEFQRIIRAKLENFKDRIELIEELLSKYHPTRLKEYTKDGVIYSKQCEFYNFLVGMNEAPFICNRKDLYLKEKMHGGVKEVYFANKHGKILNDDLSEKYFSAIEISEYAPKSQSDLFDKINALDSEFIFMHAYSPKNSQVLKDKLAFTSRRIIISGGSKEQGMTLGCLSELVGNGDITLGSYGNSLVLFADSFEKMKQSVKECVSSLNAKGFLANAATFSMENYFFAKHCSFITLPFIFDVTSNNFADFIAMRAMSFDGSEDNNAWGNSVMTLKSEINSPFYLNFHMPTDFGSASAGHTLILGSTGSGKTVFMSMTLNAMGQFVHNFPANVSKDKQKLTMVYMDKDYGAYGNIVAMGGEYVKIELGTDTGLNPFAWAACVQKTDATMEQKQTAISVVKELVKNLATKSDEKDENGNSVSFSLADSNTLAAAVTNLITGDMNLDYPITQLINAFGKDHNDPNGLVARLAPFCKSTNGEFQWLFDNKATDRLDFSKTIIGVDGSSFLDNNDVSPFICFYLFARIQEAMDGRRFVLDIDEAWKYLGDPKVAYFVRDMLKTARKRNAIVRLATQSITDLLACPIADTIREQCPTKIFLRNDGGNLSDYQRLANVTEKEFEIITKGLDRKILYKQDGSPSVIASFNLRGIPKEYLKILSTDTVFVKEIDKIIQNHSIIDKYQALRQMYQQIKEY
- the cagF gene encoding type IV secretion system chaperone CagF; translated protein: MKQSLREQKLLKILENDVLTILDSFSNYLFELREELDFIEEEMEGEITEQNLTALYDFSNFLEDHVNVFYENVLNIDDVKTEHLYSGLIDSLNANLHFVKSFLSNQDLDFRFFKEINDGQDPQKTLSRLIPLQSGKNDASSFKANNSFVSLVYVYAYFMLETIRQSYRILRLLEKPINNNISEDMQSDIENFFVQANFLEYYVQNKIYPTNHAYDFTHLIMDSIIPNWIQIDMSVEAKKKELFEKYFQNIDEVTNKMLDQENQNKNSD